In Mercurialis annua linkage group LG6, ddMerAnnu1.2, whole genome shotgun sequence, the following are encoded in one genomic region:
- the LOC126686634 gene encoding ADP-ribosylation factor, with translation MGLSFTKLFSRLFAKKEMRILMVGLDAAGKTTILYKLKLGEIVTTIPTIGFNVETVEYKNISFTVWDVGGQDKIRPLWRHYFQNTQGLIFVVDSNDRDRVVEARDELHRMLNEDELRDAVLLVFANKQDLPNAMNAAEITDKLGLHSLRQRHWYIQSTCATSGEGLYEGLDWLSNNIANKA, from the exons ATGGGGCTGTCTTTCACTAAGCTGTTTAGCCGGCTCTTTGCTAAGAAAGAGATGCGTATACTGATGGTGGGTCTCGATGCAGCTGGTAAGACCACCATCCTTTACAAGCTCAAGCTTGGAGAGATTGTCACGACTATTCCTACCATTG GATTTAATGTGGAGACTGTTGAGTACAAGAACATTAGCTTCACTGTTTGGGATGTTGGAGGTCAGGACAAG ATCCGACCATTGTGGAGACATTACTTTCAAAACACACAAGGACTTATCTTTGTGGTTGATAGCAATGACAGAGATCGTGTGGTTGAAGCTAGGGACGAGCTGCACAGGATGTTGAATGAG GACGAGTTGAGGGATGCTGTGCTGCTTGTTTTCGCTAACAAACAAGATCTTCCAAATGCAATGAACGCAGCGGAAATAACTGATAAGCTTGGCCTTCACTCTCTCCGCCAACGCCATTG GTATATTCAGAGCACATGTGCCACTTCCGGGGAAGGGCTGTACGAGGGTTTGGACTGGCTCTCAAACAATATCGCCAACAAG GCATAA
- the LOC126686633 gene encoding nitrogen regulatory protein P-II homolog, with protein MAATAKLRLLTPSSLHSNVNKEFALTNSILVRPKLTDTRICHFKSATIKRLRYAPLLPVINAQSSPVDYIPDAKFYKVEAILRPWRVAQVSSALLKIGIRGVTVSDVRGFGAQGGSTERHGGSEFSEDKFVAKVKMEIVVSKDQVEDVIDKIIEEARTGEIGDGKIFLVPVADIIRIRTGERGEKAERMTGGRSDMTSST; from the exons ATGGCAGCAACTGCTAAACTGCGCCTGCTCACTCCATCATCCCTTCATTCTAATGTCAACAAAGAATTTGCTCTCACAAATTCCATTTTAGTTCGTCCCAAGCTAACGGATACTCGAATTTGTCACTTCAAATCCGCCACTATTAAGCGCCTACGATACGCCCCTCTCCTTCCTGTAATCAATGCCCAAAGCTCACCTG TTGACTACATTCCTGATGCTAAGTTCTATAAAGTGGAAGCCATTCTCAG GCCTTGGAGAGTCGCCCAAGTTTCATCA GCTTTGCTAAAAATTGGTATCCGAGGTGTTACTGTTTCTGATGTTCGTGGTTTTGGTGCTCAAGGTGGTTCAACAGAAAGGCATGGTG GCTCAGAATTTTCTGAAGATAAGTTCGTTGCTAAAGTTAAGATGGAAATTGTGGTGAGCAAAGACCAG gttGAAGACGTGATAGATAAAATCATTGAGGAGGCAAGGACTGGAGAGATTGGAGATGGCAAGATTTTCT TGGTGCCTGTTGCAGATATAATAAGAATCCGCACTG GTGAGCGTGGAGAGAAGGCTGAGAGGATGACAGGAGGACGATCGGACATGACTTCTTCTACCTGA
- the LOC126686791 gene encoding putative pentatricopeptide repeat-containing protein At1g02420: MILKSLPFPSNSTYLSKTHYLNLTPHLFFSRTSNPTPQNDDVDTIHTIITTSSSFQNLNHSLNSTNIFLSHDLIEQVLKRVRFSHGNPLQALQFFNFADSRDGFYHTPYSLDTMLYILGRSRKFDHIWDVLARIKRKDRFLITPRTVQVVLGRVAKLCSVRQTVESFRKFRRFVSVLDTSCFNALLRTLCQEKSMSDARNVYHMLKKEFRPDLQTFNILLSGWKSAEEAELFFTEMREFGVKPDVVSYNSLIDVYCKGREIEKAYRVIDEMKGEDISPDVITYTSVIGGLGLMGQPDKARDLLKEMKEYGCYPDVAAYNAVIRNYCIAKRLGDASSLMDEMASKGLDPNATTYNLFFRVLYWSNDLKSSWRLYRRMMDAGCLPNTQSCMFLMRLFRRHEKVDMAISLWDDMVEKGFGSYTLVSDVLFDLLCDMGKLVEAEKCFLQMIEKGHKPSSVSFRRIKVLMEMVNKHDALSNLEKEMAVLGSSVQLPDRKERHNEKSYIDPLPS; the protein is encoded by the coding sequence ATGATTCTTAAATCCCTCCCATTTCCCTCCAATTCAACCTACCTTTCCAAAACCCACTATCTCAATCTCACTCCCCATCTCTTCTTCTCCCGTACTTCAAACCCTACCCCCCAAAACGACGACGTAGACACCATCCACACGATCATAACCACCTCCTCCTCCTTTCAAAACCTTAACCACTCGCTAAATTCAACAAACATTTTCCTTTCTCACGACCTAATTGAACAGGTCTTAAAAAGAGTCCGTTTTAGCCACGGTAACCCTTTACAAGCCCTCCAATTTTTCAATTTCGCTGATTCTAGAGATGGGTTTTATCACACTCCTTATTCCTTAGATACCATGCTTTATATTCTCGGTAGAAGCCGTAAATTCGATCATATTTGGGATGTTTTGGCTCGAATTAAGCGAAAAGATCGGTTCTTGATTACGCCCAGAACTGTGCAAGTTGTATTAGGTCGAGTTGCTAAGTTATGTTCTGTTAGACAGACTGTTGAGTCTTTCCGAAAGTTTCGGAGATTTGTTTCCGTGTTGGATACTAGTTGTTTTAATGCTTTGTTGAGGACTTTGTGTCAAGAGAAGAGTATGAGTGATGCTAGGAATGTGTATCATATGTTGAAGAAAGAGTTTAGGCCGGATTTGCAGACTTTTAATATACTCTTGTCGGGTTGGAAGTCCGCAGAGGAGGCGGAGTTGTTTTTTACGGAAATGAGGGAGTTTGGTGTTAAACCGGATGTTGTTTCCTATAATTCTTTGATTGATGTTTATTGTAAGGGTAGAGAGATTGAGAAAGCTTATAGGGTGATTGATGAGATGAAGGGAGAAGATATTTCGCCTGATGTGATAACGTATACGAGTGTTATTGGAGGGCTTGGTTTGATGGGGCAGCCGGATAAAGCTAGAGATTTGTTGAAGGAAATGAAGGAGTATGGATGTTATCCGGATGTTGCGGCGTATAATGCTGTTATTAGGAATTATTGTATTGCTAAAAGGCTTGGTGATGCTTCGAGTTTGATGGATGAGATGGCGAGTAAGGGTTTAGATCCAAATGCTACGACTTATAATCTGTTCTTTCGGGTTTTATATTGGTCAAATGACTTGAAAAGCTCGTGGAGGTTATATAGGAGAATGATGGATGCTGGGTGCTTGCCTAATACGCAGTCTTGTATGTTTCTAATGAGACTGTTTAGGAGGCATGAAAAGGTGGATATGGCAATTTCGCTGTGGGATGACATGGTGGAGAAGGGTTTCGGATCTTACACTTTGGTATCGGATGTGTTGTTTGATTTACTTTGTGATATGGGGAAGTTGGTGGAAGCAGAGAAGTGCTTTTTGCAGATGATAGAGAAAGGTCACAAGCCGAGCAGTGTATCTTTCAGGCGGATTAAAGTGCTGATGGAAATGGTGAACAAGCATGATGCCCTCAGTAACTTAGAGAAGGAAATGGCTGTTTTAGGGTCTTCAGTTCAACTTCCTGATCGAAAAGAGCGCCATAATGAGAAATCATATATAGATCCACTTCCCAGTTAA
- the LOC126687847 gene encoding uncharacterized protein LOC126687847, with amino-acid sequence MDCTFKDFYEIVYQRLLLQDSAVQLDIKFLIRDNYPPMKIEDEGSLRFYLELKKNENNFTKYPICVVINKIESRQLMESSSSSAANKENSSSFVYEDNTSLLYDQSYGSKEISNTTMDMIEYANLLCDLQENLPEHDFEEDIAPNIQVNQKIEEGGIFIDKETLITDMSLYGLADHFQYKVVKSCTRQYRLKCIDDYCEWKFYASRIGHTKMFQVRTFSNSHTCSLEVRMGENKYVSSRTIAKIIKPNLLDVKTIYTPNDIIRDMRNDYRIKLDYWKAWKCREIAMELLRGKPENSFAQLPRYFYMIQQTNPGSVVMLKKYENNSFLYAFMSLKASISGWNHCIPIMIVDGTFLKGPYGGTLFSASTHDAAGKIFPLAFAVTDSENDASWNWFFTNIKSVFGVREEMCIISDRHDSIKKAIESVFEGEVQHDICIFHLLNNVKYKFKKQHKKIKDLFMAAARSYTKTEFKIHMDELHKISPKLTEYLIGVGLKKWAVSHSVNKRYNILTSNTAESFNAAVNRARELPVTMLMEYLRNLVQRWSCKNKNLAKGTFTKLSTKYETILRENYLESMKLKVDGTSDEYIFSVIDLGSTFTVNMKDRTCTCNKFQVDMLPCRHASAVCYDKHQDPHEYCSNYFTNEKMLATYEEVVYPVNKEDTWDIPTEVENYIVLPPVGRIKAGRPKKRRIKGVVEHQTQNRCTRCQAYGHNRKTCRNMQKKK; translated from the exons ATGGACTGTACATTCAAAGATTTTTATGAAATAGTATATCAACGTTTGCTTCTACAAGATAGTGCAGTACAGTTAGATATAAAATTTCTGATACGTGACAATTATCCTCCAATGAAAATTGAAGACGAAGGAAGTCTCAGATTCTATTTAGAGTtaaagaagaatgaaaataatTTCACAAAATATCCAATTTGTgttgttattaataaaatagaatcTAGGCAGTTAATggagtcatcatcatcatcagctGCAAACAAAGAAAACAGTTCAAGTTTTGTTTATGAAGACAATACATCACTGCTCTATGATCAGTCATATGGATCAAAAGAAATATCTAACACAACTATGGATATGATTGAATATGCAAACCTCCTATGCGACCTTCAAGAAAATCTTCCAGAACATGATTTTGAAGAAGATATTGCTCCAAACATACAAGTAAATCAGAAAATAGAAGAAGGAGGGATATTCATAGACAAAGAGACACTAATAACAGATATGAGTCTGTATGGATTAGCAGACCATTTTCAATACAag GTTGTAAAATCCTGCACAAGACAGTACCGGTTAAAATGCATCGATGATTATTGTGAATGGAAATTTTATGCATCAAGAATTGGACATACCAAAATGTTTCAGGTGCGAACATTCAGTAATAGTCATACATGTTCATTGGAGGTTAGAATGGGGGAAAACAAATATGTCAGCTCAAGAACAATAGCAAAAATCATAAAACCAAATTTGTTGGATGTCAAGACAATTTATACACCTAATGACATAATCAGAGATATGAGAAATGATTATCGCATTAAGTTAGATTACTGGAAGGCTTGGAAATGTAGAGAAATAGCAATGGAGCTTCTAAGAGGAAAACCAGAAAATTCATTTGCTCAACTACCAAGATACTTTTACATGATACAGCAAACAAATCCAGGTTCAGTTGTAATGTTGAAAAAATATGAGAATAATTCATTTCTCTATGCTTTCATGTCACTGAAGGCATCAATAAGTGGATGGAATCACTGTATTCCTATTATGATTGTGGATGGAACCTTTTTGAAAGGACCATATGGAGGTACTCTTTTTTCAGCTTCAACGCATGACGCAGCTG GAAAAATATTCCCCCTTGCATTTGCAGTTACTGATTCAGAAAATGATGCATCATGGAATTGGTTTTTCACTAACATCAAATCTGTGTTTGGTGTAAGAGAGGAAATGTGTATAATTTCAGACAGACACGACAGCATAAAAAAAGCAATAGAGAGTGTTTTTGAAGGAGAAGTTCAACATGACATTTGCATTTTTCATTTACTGAATAATGTGAAATACAAATTCAAGAAACAGCACAAGAAAATTAAAGATCTCTTCATGGCAGCTGCAAGATCTTATACAAAAACAGAGTTCAAAATACATATGGACGAACTACACAAGATCAGTCCAAAACTTACAGAATATCTCATTGGGGTTGGATTGAAAAAGTGGGCAGTATCACATTCTGTGAACAAAAGGTACAATATTTTGACATCTAATACAGCAGAGTCATTTAATGCAGCAGTTAACAGAGCAAGAGAATTACCAGTTACAATGCTTATGGAATACTTAAGGAACTTGGTTCAAAGATGGAGCTGCAAAAACAAAAATCTTGCTAAAGGAACTTTCACAAAGTTGTCAACTAAATATGAAACTATTCTCAGGGAAAACTACTTAGAATCAATGAAACTCAAG GTTGATGGAACTTCAGATGAATACATATTCAGTGTGATTGACTTGGGAAGTACTTTTACTGTTAACATGAAGGATAGGACTTGCACATGCAACAAATTTCAAGTAGATATGCTTCCTTGTAGGCATGCTTCTGCTGTATGCTATGACAAGCATCAAGACCCACATGAATACTGCTCAAATTACTTCACAAATGAAAAGATGCTTGCTACATATGAAGAAGTTGTATACCCTGTAAATAAAGAAGACACATGGGATATACCTACTGAAGTAGAAAATTATATTGTCTTACCTCCTGTTGGCAGAATTAAAGCAGGAAGGCCAAAGAAGAGAAGAATAAAAGGAGTAGTAGAACATCAGACACAGAACAGGTGTACAAGGTGTCAAGCTTATGGACATAATCGTAAAACTTGTAGGAATATgcaaaaaaagaaatag
- the LOC126686790 gene encoding pentatricopeptide repeat-containing protein At4g32450, mitochondrial, which translates to MSNRKVPLLTVKSLTALSKVCSSTNSSISIKTLTTAAQRSDFSNSADYNFDNSGGPFQNPSSSYSETRNHNGNGLNPNWNFRETTGNVVDNNQVSPIGNPGSSYHQYSGNHHHVSESVDRNFGGHGVGSNGQLQYSQREVFTQNSSSWRGLNSGDGNYQGRLESQGSWTGNYTRDTNQFQPGSSGYNAGNVGMYQHNSNVGYGQQNVNVPQYQQNWNGVNNVIGASKLSNNPEVERNSGEASEGTSSKGTLEEFDELCEEKKVKEAVAILPLLEEQRIPVDLPRLLQLMQACGEAKALEEAKAIHNYIVRSQPPLEVSMYNNILEMYGKCGDMDSASAVFNKMPEHNFASWDTMITWLAKNGLGEDAIDLFSQFKRAGLVPEAQLYTRVFSACGVVGDVTEGMLHFESMKKDYGIIPSMEHFVGIVNMMGTCGYLDEALKFIETMPIEPSIDVWETLMNLSRVHGNLELGDRCAELVEILDPSRLNKQSKAGLVPVDESELMKEKEKKLGSRNLLEVRSRVHEYRAGDTSHPETDRIYTMLRGLRTQMKEDGYIPETRFVLHDVDQECKEDALLSHSERLAAAYGFFTSPARSPIRVIKNLRVCGDCHNALKIISKIVGRELIMRDAKRFHHFKNGVCSCRDYW; encoded by the coding sequence ATGTCAAACAGAAAAGTCCCACTTCTCACTGTCAAATCCCTAACAGCTTTATCAAAGGTATGCTCTTCAACTAATTCTTCTATTTCAATCAAAACCCTTACAACTGCAGCTCAAAGATCAGATTTTTCAAACTCTGCTGATTATAATTTCGACAATTCCGGCGGCCCTTTTCAAAACCCTAGCTCTTCCTACAGCGAAACCCGAAACCATAATGGAAATGGCTTAAACCCTAATTGGAATTTTAGGGAAACCACTGGAAATGTTGTAGACAATAACCAAGTTTCCCCAATTGGAAACCCTGGAAGTTCTTATCATCAATATAGTGGGAATCATCATCATGTTAGTGAATCAGTTGATAGGAATTTCGGGGGGCATGGTGTGGGTTCCAATGGGCAGTTGCAGTATAGCCAAAGGGAGGTTTTTACGCAGAATTCGAGTAGTTGGAGAGGACTTAATAGTGGAGATGGGAATTATCAAGGCCGTTTAGAGTCGCAAGGAAGCTGGACCGGTAATTATACTCGAGATACGAACCAATTTCAGCCTGGCTCGAGTGGTTATAACGCGGGAAATGTCGGAATGTATCAGCATAACTCAAATGTTGGATATGGACAACAGAATGTGAATGTTCCGCAATATCAGCAAAACTGGAATGGTGTGAACAATGTAATTGGAGCTTCTAAGCTGTCAAACAATCCTGAAGTTGAAAGAAATTCAGGTGAGGCTTCTGAAGGGACCTCATCTAAAGGTACACTTGAGGAGTTTGATGAGCTCTGCGAGGAGAAGAAAGTAAAGGAAGCAGTTGCTATCTTGCCTTTGTTGGAGGAGCAGCGTATTCCTGTGGATTTGCCTCGTCTTTTGCAGTTGATGCAGGCATGTGGAGAAGCTAAGGCTTTAGAGGAAGCAAAAGCAATTCATAACTATATTGTCAGATCACAACCTCCTTTAGAGGTCAGCATGTATAATAACATCTTAGAGATGTATGGGAAATGTGGTGATATGGACAGTGCATCTGCCGTGTTCAACAAAATGCCAGAGCATAATTTTGCTTCTTGGGATACTATGATAACATGGCTTGCCAAGAATGGTCTTGGGGAAGATGCAATTGATCTGTTTAGTCAGTTTAAACGTGCTGGATTAGTAcctgaagcacaattgtataCTAGAGTGTTCTCTGCTTGTGGTGTTGTAGGCGATGTTACTGAGGGAATGCTGCATTTTGAATCCATGAAGAAGGATTATGGCATTATACCATCAATGGAGCATTTTGTGGGCATTGTGAACATGATGGGAACATGTGGGTATTTGGATGAAGCTTTAAAGTTCATTGAAACTATGCCAATAGAGCCAAGCATTGACGTATGGGAAACCTTGATGAATCTTAGCCGGGTCCATGGGAACTTGGAGCTTGGCGATCGTTGTGCTGAACTTGTTGAGATTTTAGATCCTTCTAGGTTGAATAAACAATCTAAGGCTGGTCTTGTACCAGTTGACGAGTCAGAGTTGATGAAAGAGAAAGAGAAGAAGTTAGGAAGTCGAAATCTTTTAGAAGTTAGGAGCAGGGTCCATGAATATCGAGCTGGGGATACATCACATCCTGAAACTGATAGAATATATACCATGCTCCGTGGTTTAAGAACACAGATGAAAGAGGATGGTTACATTCCAGAAACAAGATTTGTATTGCACGATGTAGACCAAGAGTGCAAGGAAGATGCTCTTCTTTCTCATAGTGAGAGACTTGCTGCTGCTTACGGGTTTTTCACCAGTCCTGCTCGGTCTCCTATTCGAGTAATCAAGAATCTTCGTGTCTGTGGTGACTGCCATAACGCATTGAAGATCATCTCAAAAATTGTTGGAAGAGAACTTATAATGCGGGATGCCAAGAGGTTCCACCATTTCAAAAATGGAGTGTGCTCCTGCCGTGATTATTGGTGA